Part of the Caulifigura coniformis genome, GTGTGCGGGGTGGCGGTGGCGGTCGGAATTACGCTCGTGAACCTGCCGGAGGGGAGTGAGGCGGAGGCGCTCGAGTAGGCCTGATTGCATCTGGCGCTCTCGCTGCCTGGCGAAATCGGCCCTACATTACTCCCACGGTCTGAGGTCGTAGCCCGCCGGGTCTTGACTGACTCAGACATCGCAGATTGTGTTCATCAGATCGAGCGTACAATGCTTCGGAACAGATTGGCCGGCTTGGCCTTGATCGGGTTGGCGACGAGCGTGGCGGGATGCGGCACTGTTGATGTCGCCCAGGCCGCGGATGAGAAGCCGGCCGCAGCAGCACCAAAGGAAACGGGGAAGAACGTGGCAGACAGCGCACCGGAAGTGGCGTTTCCGAGCCTCCCGAAAGGGGCCGGCAAGATGGACGACAATGCTCCCAAGACATTCACCACGACGGAATCGGGGCTGAAGTACCGCGTGCTCCGCGCCGGCACTGATCCCAAGCCGACCGCCCGGCAGGCGGTCGAGGTTCACTATCACGGCTGGCTGGACAACAAGAAGGTGTTCGACAGCTCCTACGAGCGCGGCGAGACGATTTCGTTCGGGCTGAACCAGGTGATTCCCGGCTGGACCGAAGGGATGCAGAAGGTCGGCAAGGGGGGAATGATCGAACTCGAGATCCCGGCCAAGCTCGGCTATGGATCACGCGGCGCGGGCGCTGCGGTTCCTCCGAATGCGACGCTGCACTTCCTGGTGGAGCTGAAGGACATCAAGTAATTCGGCCGGCTCCTTGCTTTGGGATGCACGCCCGGCATCCCAAAGCAGGACAAACATGCAGGCCACGCCAGGCAAGGCGCCTTATCGGCTTCCCCGACTGGCCGGAGAAACCGCTGCCAGAAGCCAGGCAGCGCTGGCGGCGGACAGGACCGAGTAATCGAGTGACGGCTTCGGGCCGAGTGCGACTGTCATCGTGATTGCAAACAGCATCAGCAGACTTCCTGCGGCCGCCGCAACGAGCCGCAGACGCCATCCGATCAGGAGGGCAACTGCCAGCACGACTTCCGCACACGTCGCGATCCAGCCGACTGCGGGGATGAGTGCCTGCGGCAGAAACCAGTTCAGTCGAGCCACGTAGGCTTCGTACTCTGAAACGTTGCCCCAGGCGACTCCTTCTGCCCCGGGGGGCCCCCAGAGCCCCAGTCGATCGGCAACGGCCGACAGGAACGCCGCCGACAGCGCCAATCGCACTATCCAGGTCGCCGCGATGAGAGCGCGATCGCTACTCATGACCGGCTTCCGGGATGGCAATCTGTTTGGCGTCGCGAGGATGAATCAGGACCGCAATGATCCGCGCCTTGTTCGCGGATGAGGCATTTTTCGAGACCCGGTGCAGGCAACCGGTCGGTTCGTAGAATGTCTCGCCTGCCTTGAAGACCCTTGTCGGAAGGTCATCGATCCCCAGTTCGTACTCGCCTTCCGCAACGTAGCCGAACACCGGACCGGGATGACGATGAGGCTTGCCCGCCTGGCCAGCCGCGAGAGACACCTCGACGACCGTCACGCTGGAGTCTTTCGCGTCCAGTTTTTCAATGATTTCTGAGGTGGAGATCACCCGGACCGACTCGCTCTTCTCATGCTGCTGAGCGAGGGAAGCTCCCCCCGCACCGACGAGGGCCCCCGTCAGCAACAACAGTGCGGTTCGAATCATGCAAAGTCTCCAGAGGCGGGGCGAACCTGGCAGGGCAGCAAAACAGAAAGCCCGGTCATCATGACCGGGCTTTCGAAGTTTTGCACCACTGTCGCAGGCAGCACCTGCTGCTGGAACGACTAGCAGTTGTAGTAGAGGTCGAACTCGTAGGGGTGGGGGCGGAGGCGAACGGGGTCGATTTCGTTCTCCCGCTTCCACTTGACCCAGTTTTCGATCAGGTCGGACGTGAAGACGTCGCCCTTCAGCAGATAAGCGTGATCCTGCTCAAGAGCCTCGAGGGCTTCGGTGAGCGACTTGCAGGCGACGTTGGTGTGGGAGAGTTCCTCTTCGGTCATCTCGTAGATGTCGCGGTCGAGCGGCTCGCCGGGGTCGATCTTGTTCTGGATACCGTCGAGCATCGCCATCATGAGGGCGGTGAAGCTCAGGTAGCCGTTGGCGGCCGGGTCCGGGCAGCGGAACTCGACGCGCTTGGCCTTGGGGCTCGGCGAGTACATCGGGATGCGGCAGGCGGCCGAGCGGTTGCGCTGGCTCATGGCGAGCGTGACCGGGGCTTCGTAGCCGGGGACGAGGCGGTGGTAGCTGTTGACGGTCGGAGCCGAGAAGGCCAGTAGCGAACGACCGTGCTTCAGGATGCCGCCGATGGCGTGGAGGCCGAGTTCCGACATGCCTGCATAGCCGTCGCCGGCCATGAGGGGCTTGCCATCCTTCCAGAAGGACATGTGGGTGTGCATGCCCGAGCCGTTATCGCCGTAGATCGGCTTCGGCATGAAGGTGACGGTTTTGCCGTGGCGCTTGGCGACGTTCTTAATGCAGTATTTGAACCACAGGAACTGATCGGCCATGGTGAGCAGATCAGTAAACTTCATATCGATTTCGCACTGGCCGGCGGTGGCGACCTCGTGGTGGTGGGCTTCGACAACGATGCCGAGCTTCACCATTTCGGCGACCATGTCGGCGCGGACGTCGCCGAGGGTGTCACCGGGGGCGACGGGGAAGTAACCGGCCTTGTAGCCGATCTTGTGGCCGAGGTTGGCGCCGCCTTCGGTGCGGCTGGAGTTCCAGGCTGCTTCGGAGGAGTCGATCTCGTACATCGATCCCCGCTGCGAGCTGGAGAATCGGATGTCGTCGAAGATGAAGAATTCGGGTTCTGGCCCGACGAAGCAGGTGTCGGCGATGCCGGTCTGCTTCATGTAGGCGATGCCTTTCCGGGCGATCCAGCGGGGATCGCGGGAGTAGTTTTCCTTGGTGATCGGGTCGACGATGTTGGCGATGAGGCTGACCGTCGGCCGGGCATGGAAGGGATCGAGGCGGGCCGTGGAGACTTCCGGGACGGCGAGCATGTCGGAGGCGTTGATGGCCTGCCAGCCGCGGATGGAGGAGCCGTCGAAGCCGAAGCCGCCCTCGAAGATGCCTTCGTCAAGGTCGTAGATGGGATATGAGCAGTGCTGCCAGGTGCCGAGCATGTCGACGAACTTGAGGTCGACCTGTTCGACGTTGTTGCTCTTCGCGAAGGCGAAGAATTCCTTGGGGGTCTGCGGCCAGGGCGACTTCGTACTCATAGGATCAGGACTCCGGGCGAGGCGTAGGAACGGTCACCGATTTCGGGGCGGAAACGAACGCCGCCTGCAGAATAAATCCGGGGACAGTGGGGATGATTGCTAAGCGGTCAGCGACTCGCAAGAGACGGCGAATCGCAGGGAAAGCGGAAGCGAGTCGGCGAAAAAGGGATTCCCGGAGCGGCTCGAGTTCAGCGAATTCCGAGAAATGTTCAAAGTGGTCCTTCTCCGGGCGGCCGTCCGTACGACCGAGATTTCGACCGGACATTGATCGGCATCCCGGGCTGAGACATCAAGGAAAAAACGCCGCCCCGGTTGCGAGGCGGCGTCTCGGAGACACATCTCACGTTTCGCGGGACTGGAAATCAGCCGAGCGGGACAGTGGCGATCGTCTTCAGGATCTGGCCGGCGATCTGGTACGGGTCGCCCTGGCTGTTGGGTCGGCGGTCTTCGAGGTACCCGCGGTATTCGTTGTTGACGAAGCTGTGCGGGACACGGATCGAGGCACCCCGGTCGGCAACGCCGTAGGAGAACTTGTCGATGGACTGCGTTTCGTGGTGTCCGGTGAGGCGGAGGTGGTTATCCGGTCCGTACACGGCGATGTGGTCGTTGACGTTCACTTCGAAGGCCTTCATGAGCTTTTCGAAGTACTCCTTGCCGCCCTTCTCACGCATGTAGGCCGTGGAGAAGTTGCAGTGCATTCCGGAGCCGTTCCAGTCGCCGCGAATCGGCTTGCAGTGCCATTCGACGTCGACCTGGTACTTTTCGCAGAGTCGCATGAGGAGGTAGCGGGCGACCCAGACCTGGTCGGCGGCACTCTTGGAGCCCTTGCCGAAGACCTGGAATTCCCACTGTCCCTTGGCGACTTCGGCGTTGATGCCTTCGTGGTTGATGCCGGCGTCGAGGCAGAGGTCGAGGTGCTTCTCGACGATTTCGCGGGCGATGCCGCCGACGTTGGTGTAGCCGACGCCGGTGTAGTACGGGCCCTGGGGCTGCGGGAAGCCGCTGCCGCTGGGGAAGCCGAGGGGCCGGCCATCCCGCATGAGGAAGTATTCCTGCTCGAAGCCGAACCAGGCGCCCGGATCGTCAGGAATGTTTGCGCGGCCGTTGCTGGGGTGCGGCGTTTTGCCGTCGGGCATCATGACTTCGGCCATGACGAGGGCGCCGTTCTTCCGGGTGGAATCGGGGAAGATGGCGACCGGCTTGAGCATGCAGTCGGAGCTGCGTCCTTCGGCCTGCTGTGTGGAGCTGCCGTCGAAGCCCCACATGGGGAGATCTTCGAGCTTGGGGAAGGACTTGAATTCCTTGATGGTGGTCTTGCTGCGGAGGTTCGGCGTCGGCGTGTAGCCGTCGAGCCAGATGTATTCCAGCTTAAATTTTTCCATGGCGCCTGAGTGCTTTGTCTGCCGGTGAGTGTCAAGGAATTTGTGGAGCCGGCGTCCGTGCCAGCGTGGTAAGCAGTCTTGCTTATCGATTCAGCAGCCACCGGGCATTCGCGTCTGAATTTCCAGCAATTCTGCGGCTTCTCCGCTGGAGTACCTGCAGAATGCAACGGGTGTGCCAGTTTGCGCAGGGGTGCTCGACCATGCGGCAGGGCTGCCCGGGTGGGGGGAGGCAGCTGGAGAGGGGCGTGCCCTACCCTTTCGCTTGCCGGAGGCGTTCGAGAAAGGCGTCGACCGGGAGGGTGTTTGCGATGTCGTCGCGCGTCAGGCCGGCCCGGCGGGCCTGGAAGACGCCGAACTGCATGAGGTCCATGTCGGCGAAGCCGTGGGCATCTGTGCTGATGACGATGGGAATGCCGCGTTTCTTCGCGGCGGCGGCATGGATATCGTCGAGGTCGAGGCGGGCGGGATTGGCGTTGATTTCGACCATTACGCGGTGCTTCGCGCAGGCGTCGAGGAAGACATCGAAATCGATGTCGGCCGGCTTGCGGCGATCGACGAGGCGACCAGTGGGGTGGCCGATGATGTCGACATGGGGATTCGTGATGGCGCACATCAGCCGCTTCATGATCTGCTCACGAGGCTGCTGGAGGCCGTAGTGCAGGACGGCGATGACCCAATCGGCCTGTTCCAGGACGTCATCGGGGAGGTCGAGGGTGGCGTCTTCGAGGATGTCGCATTCGATCCCTTTCAGGATGCGAATTCCCTTGATGGACTTCTGGGCTTCGTCGATCGCCTTCCAGTGGGCGAGAAGGCGGGGGGCATCCAGGCCGTTGGCCATCGAGACCCGCTTGGAATGGTCGGTGATGGCGATGTACTCGCGTCCGCGGGATTTTGCGGCCTCGGCCATTTCGAGGATCGAGGCCGATCCGTCGGAGGCGGTGGTGTGCATGTGCAGGTCGCCCCTGATGTCATCAAGTTCGACCAGGCGCGGAAGCGGGCCCTGCTCCGCGAGGGCGAACTCCGTCCGGTTCTCACGGATCTCCGGGGGGAACACCGGGAGCCCGAGCGCGGCGTAGACCTCCTGCTCGGTGCGGCCGGCGACCATCTGCTCGCCGCGGAACAGGCCCCATTCGTTGAGCTTGAGGTCCATGTCCTGGGCACGGCGCCTGAGGACGACATTGTGCTCTTTCGACCCGGTGAAATACTGCAGGGCCGCTCCGAAGGATTCTGCGGGGACGACGCGCAGGTCGAGCTGGAGCCCCTTGAAGAGGCGGACGCTCATCTTGGTGTCGCCCCGGGCGATGATCGCCTCGACGAGGCGATGCCCGGCGAGGCGGTCCATGATGGCGTCCGGTTGCGACGCCTCGGCGAGCAGGTCGAGATCGCCGCAGGTCTCCTTGCGGCGTCGGCAGCTGCCCGCGACTTCGAGCTGCGCGACACCGGGCACGGATCTCAGGTCTTCGGCGATCTGCTCGGCGACCTGCTTCGCTTCCGAGAGGTAGACCCGCCGGCCGGCCGACTCTGCGACTTCCAGCCCCTTGAGGATGGCGTCCTGGGTCTTTTTTCCGAAGCCCTTGATGCCGGCGATCCGGTTCTGTTCGGCGGCCAGGCGCAGCTCGTCGAGCGAACGGATTCCGTGCTCCTGAAAGAGCGCAAAGACCTTCTTCGGGCCGAGGCCCGGGACGCGCAACATGGCGACGACTCCGGCCGGGACCTGTTCGCGGAGCTCGGCCAGTTGCGGAATGCTGCCGGTCTGGACCAGGACCTGGATTTTTTTTGCGAGGTCTTCCCCGATGCCGGGAAACTCGCGGAGTTTCGCGATGCTGTCGGCGGCTGCCGCGATCGACTCCGTGGAATCGAGGATGGCGCGGGCGGCGTTGCGGTAGGCGCGGACGCGAAACGGGTTAGCCCCCTGAATCTCAAGGAGCTCGGCAAGCTCTTCAAACTGGGCCGCGATTGCGCCGTTCTGCATGGAAGCGTCCTGAGGATCGAGTGACGGGGCTCCCCAGTTTAGAAGATTCGGGGCGGTGTGCCTTTTCGGGCGGGGAGGAGATTCGCCACAGAGACGCGGAGGGAGGGAGATCGCGCCACAACCGGGTCGCCACGCCGGGGAGCTTTGTGCCCGGTGATCACAGGGGGCTGACGCCCCCCGCTCGCCGGGTTGGGGGGAGAGGGCGTTGTTTACTGGCTGGGGTAGAACATGGCCTCAATCGTTCGGGCGAAGGCTCCGTAGGCTCCTTCGCTGAAGAGCACGAAACGGACGATCGAGGGACGGCCGCGGGCGATGAGGAACTCGCGGGTCGTCCCCAATGCGGTCTGGGCGGCGAGGTCGATCGGGTATCCGTAGACGCCGGTGCTGATCGCGGGCATGGCGATCGATGCGCAGTCGTGTTCGATCGCCAGTTCGAGGCAACGACGATAGGCGTTTGCCAGCAGGTCGGGCTCGCCCTGTCGCCCGCCTTTCCAGACAGGGCCGACGGCATGGAAGACATATCGGGCGGCCAGACGCCCTGCGGTGGTCGCGACGGCCTGGCCCGTGGGGCAGCCCTCGGGATATCTCCGGGCCGTCTCCTGCATCAGAGCGGGGCCTGCGGCGTGATGAATGGCGCCGTCGACTCCCCCACCACCGGCGAGCTGTGAGTTGGCTGCATTGACGATGGCGTCGGCGGCCTGGCGGGTGATGTCTCCGACCAGGAGTTCGATTCGCGATTCTCCAATCCGGGCGAGCATGGGCGCTGTGTCGATGGCTCAGGTTTGAACAGGAAAGATACAGGATCAGGGGACAGGACGTCTCTCGGAACGGGGTGGGCGGCTTCCCGAGGTGGCTTCAACGGGGAACAGAAGGAAACGGGGGGAACAGAAGGAAACGGGGGGAACAGAAGGAAACGGGGGGAACAGAAGGAAACGGGGGGAACAGAAGAAAAGGAAGGGAAGGAAGTGAGGGGATGGTGGAGGTTGAACGGGGGAGAAATGGCTTTCGTCGCAACGGGGGCAGCGCGCGGATGCGATGTGTCGCTCCTTGCGGGGCTCAGGTTGCGGAGGGGCCATGAGCAACGGGGGGAGCTGCGGCATTCAAGGAACTCCGTCGGAACATTGGAGAACCGATGGTTCATCCGACCGGCGGCGAGCGCATTGCTGCTCCCTTGAGCATGGCCAACGAAAAAAGCGGCGGTGGGAGATTCCCACCGCCGCTCGTGTCCTGAAATCACGTCCGCTCCGCAGCCGATTAGAATTCGGTGTCGCTGACGATGTTCTGGCCCTTGCGCGAGCCGTCCCAGGTGAGGAGGCTGGAGTAGACCATGGCGTCCATCGTCTGGTTGAGGAACCTGCCGTTGCCGCCGCAGAAGATGACGTTCACACCGCCGGAGTGCGTCGAGCTGGGCCGCTGGGCCTGGCCTTCCGCGCCCTGGAGGTTGGCGTTGATCATGCCGTTGCTGGCGACGACGCCACGGAACCCGGCCGGGATCGCCAGGGAGGTGCCTTTGACCGGTGCGGCCGCCGTGCCGGCAACTCCAACGCCCCCCGCGGTGGTCGAGGCGGCGATGACGTAGTTGGTGCCGGAGTTCGCCACGGGGAGACCGAACGAGAAATCGCTGATTTCGATGTCCCCGGTGGCTGCAGGAGCGCGACCGGCCCAGTTCTGTGCCTGGAGGTTTTCAGCAAACAGGAGGGTGGCGGTGGTGCCGTCGGCGCGGGAAACCTGGTCGAGCTTGATCTGGACATCGGGCCACGACACACCCGTTCCACGAGCCACTTCGCGGTCATCCGCCGGAATCGGCGTGGCGCCGGTTCCGTTGAAACTGTAGTCGTAGAGCGACGAGACGTGGCCGGCCGTGGGCGTTCCGGTGGCGTTGACCGTCATATCGGCGCCGTAGATCGCGTTGGAGATGTATCCGACGTTGATCGCGTAGGAGAGGTTGCCGGGGAGGTTGTCGTTCGGATCATCCGGGCAGTTCAGGACCTTGTTCTTGACCTCGGCCAGACCGGTCGTGGTGTTCACGCCGGTACCGTCGTTGGTGGAGGCGGCGAGGCGTTCGCCGAGAGGTCCCAATTCGATGAACGGGAAGAGCTGGACCGTCCAGGGGGTTCCGGCGTTGACCGGAGTGGAGGCCGTACCCCAGTTAATGGGGGCGCTCAAATCCGTCAGGTACGGCAGGCTGCCGTTGCGGCTGGTGGCGTACGACTGTGCGGCGATGCCGAGGTTTCGGATGTTGTTGAGACATTCGGTCCGGCGCGCTGTGGCTCGGGCGTTCTGCACGGCTGGCAGGATCAGGGCCGCCAGGGTCGCGATGATCGAGATCACCACGAGCAGTTCGATGAGGGTGAAGCCCCGGCGAGGGGCGGCCCGCCTGAGAGCGGTACGACGCGTGAGCATGAGGGACTCCAGGACAACGTTCGGGACACGAAACTCGACAGATTTCCGATCGCCCCAACGATTGTGGCCGGCTCGGGAATCCGAGGAAACTTACGAAAGGAATGGGGACGCTATTGGACGGGAATTCGTGATCAGCGCGAAGTTTTCAGTGCGAAGTTTCGAATCTGCTCACAACTACTGTGCCCCGGGAAACCCGAGGGCTCTGAAGGGCCTATTTGCTGCGATTCGCAGCAGTCCGAAAAGGCCTTCCGGATTATGTAGCGTTTTCAGGCGTCGAAACACAACAAACCGGTTCAACACGTTGCGTTTTCTGGATTTGGAACGCGTCTCGTCCGGCTATTTGGGATGAATTGCACGTCGCGTGCCGAATCGGGTCTGATCGTCCACAACACAATGGTTGGGGAGGTCTCTCGATGCGGTTCACTGGCAGAGCCAGTGCCACCCGGCCGCGTTCCCCTACGGGTCGCGGCTCACGAGACGGTTATTCGATCGTCAGGAGCAGGTCGCCGGCGTCGACGCGGCTTCCGGCTTTGACAAGCAGTTTCCCGACTTTGCCGTCGCGGCTGGCGTTGACCGTCGTCTGCATCTTCATCGCTTCAATCGTCAGCAGCTTCTGTCCCTTCTTGACCGCCTCGTCCGGCTCAACCACCACCGAAACGACCATGCCGGGCATGCTCGAGGCGATGTGGGTGGGGTCGGCCGCGTCGGCCTTCAGGTTTTTGACGACGGTCGACTCGAGCGTGGCGTCGGGGACGTTCACATCACGCGGCTGGCCGTTCAGTTCGAAGAAGACCGAGCGGGTTCCGTCCGGATGGGCGCTGCCGGTGGTGGTGAACTTCAGGAAGAGAGTCTTGCCGGGCTCGATATCGACGGCGAATTCTTCACCGGGCTGCATGCCGTAGAAGTAGACGGGCGTGGGGAGGCCGCTGGTATCGCTGAATTCCTGGCGGTGGGCGGCGAACTGCTCGAACACCTTGGGATAGAGGATGGCGGAAAGTTCGTCGCGCTTCGTCGCGGGGCGTTCGAGCAGCGGTTCGAGGCTCTTGCCGGCGGCGTCGAGGTCGGCGGGGGGAAGGGATTCGCCGGGACGACGTTCAAACGCAGGCCGGGAACCGAGAATCCGCTGCTTCACCTGCTCGGGGAAGCCGCCGGGGGGCTGGCCCATCGCGCCGGAGATGAGGTCGATGACCGATTCGGGATAGGCGATGTCCTTCTTGCCGTTGAGGACATCGTCGCTGGTGAGTTCATTGGCGACCATGAAGAGGGCCATGTCGCCGACCGACTTCGACGTGGGCGTGACCTTCACGATGTCGCCGAAGAGCTGGTTCACCTCGGCATAGACGCGGCAGACTTCCTGCCAGCGATCGGCCAGGCCGAGGGCGCGGGCCTGCTCGTAGAGGTTGGTGTACTGGCCGCCGGGCATTTCGTGGTTGTAGAGGTCGGCCGTGCCGGGGAGCGTTTCGCTTTCGAACGGCAGGTAGAACTGCCGGACGCAGCGCCAGTATTCGGCGATCTCGTCGAGCCGGCGGGAATCGAGGCCGGTTTCACGGGGCTGGAAGCGGAGGGATTCGCAGAGGGTGTTGAGGTTCACCTGCGAGGTTCCGCCGGACATGGGGGCCATGGCGGCGTCGGCGATGTCGAGTCCGGCGTCGGCGGCGCGGAGGATCGACGCGGCCTGGATTCCGGCGGTGTCGTGGGTGTGGAAGTGGATGGGGACGCCGATTTCCTGCCGGAGAGCCTTGACCAGCGTGGCGGCCGCTTCCGGCTTGCACAGTCCGGCCATGTCCTTGATGGCGAGGATGTGGGCCCCCATCTTCTCGAGGTCTTTGGCGAGGTCGACGTAGTACTTGAGGGAGTACTTGGTGCGGTTGGGGTTGGTGATGTCGCCCGAATAGCAGATGGCCGCCTCGCAGATGCCACCGGCTTCGTTCACGGCCTCCATGGCGACCCGCATGTTGGGGACCCAGTTGAGGCAGTCGAAGACGCGGAAGACATCGACGCCATTTCCGTCGGCGTAGGCTTCCTTGACGAACTCGCGGACGACGTTGTCGGGATAGTTGGTGTAGCCGACGGCGTTCGAGGCACGGAGCAACATCTGGAACAGGATGTTGGGGCACTTCTCGCGCATCTGGTCGAGACGCTCCCATGGGCATTCCTGCAGGAAGCGCATGGTGGTGTCGAAGGTCGCCCCGCCCCACATTTCGAGCGAGAAGAGCTGCGGCAGCAGAAAGGAATAGGCCTCGGCGATCTGCACGAGGTCGTAGGTGCGGAACCGCGTGGCATGCAGGGACTGGTGGGCATCGCGGAAGGTGGTGTCGGTGATGAGCAGCGGCTTCTGCTCTTTCACCCACCTGGCGAATCCCTGAGCGCCGAGCTTGCGGAAGCGATCCTTCGTGCCTTCCGGACGGGTGGCGCGGGGATCGTACGGGGGAATGGGGGCGGGAGTGCGCCGGGTGGCGACGGGCCGGCCTTTCACCATCGGGTTGCCGTTGACGATGACGCCGCCGACATAGCTGAGGAGCTTCGTCGCGCGGTCTTTGCGTTTCGGGAACTCGAACAGGGAGGGGTTTTCGTCGATGAACCGGGTCGTGCATTCGCCGGTGACGAAGGTGGAGTGCTGGAGGACGTTGATGAGGAAGGGGATGTTGGTTTTGACGCCGCGGATACGAAATTCCTGCAGGCAGCGATGCGTGCGGCGGATGGCGTCCTGGAAGCGGCGGCCGCGGGTCGTGACCTTCACGAGCAGCGAATCGTAATAGGGATGGACCCAGGCGCCGGAGAACGCAGACCCGGCATCGAGACGGACGCCCATGCCGCCGGCGGAGCGGTAGTGGGAGATGCGGCCGTAATCGGGGACGAAATTGTTCGCGGGGTCTTCTGTGGTGACGCGGCACTGCACGGCGAAGCCGTTGGTGCGGATGTTGGACTGCGAGTCGATCCCGATCTCGGGGTCACCGAGCTTGTAGCCCTGGGCGACGAGAAGCTGGGCGCGGACGATGTCGAAGCCTGTGACTTCTTCCGTGACCGTGTGCTCGACCTGGATACGGGGATTGACCTCGATGAAGTAGAACTTGTTGGTGTCGGCATCGACGAGGAACTCGACGGTTCCGGCGGCGACATAACCGACCTGATTGCCGATTTTCACCGCGGCTTCGCAGAGGGCGTCGCGGACCGCTGGGTCGAGATTCGGCGCCGGGGCGATTTCGATGACCTTCTGGTGGCGGCGCTGGACGGAGCAGTCGCGTTCGTAGAGGTGGACGAGCGAGCCGTGCTGGTCTCCAAGGAGCTGCACTTCGATGTGCCTGGCCCGGGAGATGAATTTCTCGATGAAAATATCGGGAGAGTTGAAGGCGACGAGGGATTCGCGTCGCGCGGCTTCGTAGTTGTCGACGAAGTCGGCTTCGTTATGGACGACGCGCATTCCGCGGCCGCCGCCGCCGTGGGCGGCCTTCAGGATGATGGGGTATCCCTGCTTTTTCGCTTCGGCGAGGCCTTCCTTCGCGTCCTTGAGCGCCTTTGTTGAGCCACCGAGGACGGGAACTCCGGCCTGCATGGCGATGGTGCGGGCGGCGGTCTTGTCGCCCAGCTTGATCAGGTGTTCGACCTTCGGGCCGACAAACGTGATGCCGTTATCTTCGCAAGCCTTTGCGAGTTCAGGCTTTTCGGAAAGGAATCCGTAGCCGGGGTGGATGCCGTCGACGCCGTTTTCCTTGGCGACGGCGATGATGCCGTCGATATCCATGTAGCTCTTGATGGGCTCGCCGGGCTGTCCGACCTGGTAGGCCTCGTCCGCCTTGAAGCGATGGAGGGCAAAGCGGTCTTCGTGGGCGAAGATGGCGACGGTGCGGATGCCGAGTTCGGTGGCGCTCCGGAAAACGCGGATCGCAATTTCGCTGCGGTTACAGACGAGCAGTTTTTTAATAGCTGGCATGGGGGCCAGTCTGATGTTCGGCGGGGGTTTTTCAAGGACGATCGTGCGGGGTTTGAAACGTGGGAAACGCGTTTGACGACGAAACCGTCAGGCTTGGCAGAAACGGCCAGTTCACTCCAGTCCGAACGGGGGTGGCGCGGGAGTGGATGAGGGGCGTGACGCGGGTGGCGTTCGGTCCGTGAGGCGCAGAACTTCTGACTGCGGCGGTCGTTCCGACAGAACTGCGGTGCGGCGCTGGTGACGGCTTTCGGATGTCGATTGTCGTTGAGTGGCTCTTTGACGCGCCATTCGGGTCTGGCGAGTCTATGATGGGCCCCCGATCCTCGATTGAAATCAAAGTCCCTGCCGAATCATTCCCACTGCTGATTCATGTCCCGCACCGTCCGACTGGTGACCCTCGGCTGCAAGGTCAACCAGTAT contains:
- a CDS encoding DUF1559 family PulG-like putative transporter; amino-acid sequence: MLTRRTALRRAAPRRGFTLIELLVVISIIATLAALILPAVQNARATARRTECLNNIRNLGIAAQSYATSRNGSLPYLTDLSAPINWGTASTPVNAGTPWTVQLFPFIELGPLGERLAASTNDGTGVNTTTGLAEVKNKVLNCPDDPNDNLPGNLSYAINVGYISNAIYGADMTVNATGTPTAGHVSSLYDYSFNGTGATPIPADDREVARGTGVSWPDVQIKLDQVSRADGTTATLLFAENLQAQNWAGRAPAATGDIEISDFSFGLPVANSGTNYVIAASTTAGGVGVAGTAAAPVKGTSLAIPAGFRGVVASNGMINANLQGAEGQAQRPSSTHSGGVNVIFCGGNGRFLNQTMDAMVYSSLLTWDGSRKGQNIVSDTEF
- a CDS encoding pyruvate carboxylase, with protein sequence MPAIKKLLVCNRSEIAIRVFRSATELGIRTVAIFAHEDRFALHRFKADEAYQVGQPGEPIKSYMDIDGIIAVAKENGVDGIHPGYGFLSEKPELAKACEDNGITFVGPKVEHLIKLGDKTAARTIAMQAGVPVLGGSTKALKDAKEGLAEAKKQGYPIILKAAHGGGGRGMRVVHNEADFVDNYEAARRESLVAFNSPDIFIEKFISRARHIEVQLLGDQHGSLVHLYERDCSVQRRHQKVIEIAPAPNLDPAVRDALCEAAVKIGNQVGYVAAGTVEFLVDADTNKFYFIEVNPRIQVEHTVTEEVTGFDIVRAQLLVAQGYKLGDPEIGIDSQSNIRTNGFAVQCRVTTEDPANNFVPDYGRISHYRSAGGMGVRLDAGSAFSGAWVHPYYDSLLVKVTTRGRRFQDAIRRTHRCLQEFRIRGVKTNIPFLINVLQHSTFVTGECTTRFIDENPSLFEFPKRKDRATKLLSYVGGVIVNGNPMVKGRPVATRRTPAPIPPYDPRATRPEGTKDRFRKLGAQGFARWVKEQKPLLITDTTFRDAHQSLHATRFRTYDLVQIAEAYSFLLPQLFSLEMWGGATFDTTMRFLQECPWERLDQMREKCPNILFQMLLRASNAVGYTNYPDNVVREFVKEAYADGNGVDVFRVFDCLNWVPNMRVAMEAVNEAGGICEAAICYSGDITNPNRTKYSLKYYVDLAKDLEKMGAHILAIKDMAGLCKPEAAATLVKALRQEIGVPIHFHTHDTAGIQAASILRAADAGLDIADAAMAPMSGGTSQVNLNTLCESLRFQPRETGLDSRRLDEIAEYWRCVRQFYLPFESETLPGTADLYNHEMPGGQYTNLYEQARALGLADRWQEVCRVYAEVNQLFGDIVKVTPTSKSVGDMALFMVANELTSDDVLNGKKDIAYPESVIDLISGAMGQPPGGFPEQVKQRILGSRPAFERRPGESLPPADLDAAGKSLEPLLERPATKRDELSAILYPKVFEQFAAHRQEFSDTSGLPTPVYFYGMQPGEEFAVDIEPGKTLFLKFTTTGSAHPDGTRSVFFELNGQPRDVNVPDATLESTVVKNLKADAADPTHIASSMPGMVVSVVVEPDEAVKKGQKLLTIEAMKMQTTVNASRDGKVGKLLVKAGSRVDAGDLLLTIE